One window of the Synechococcus sp. CC9311 genome contains the following:
- a CDS encoding Nif11-like leader peptide family natural product precursor — protein sequence MSSPLSDSQKDQILEDFIQLAQNDSELKEEIKSSRNQDELIALAEQRGYHFDSLTLLRKWSEHTDFSQPTWMGWFAD from the coding sequence ATGAGTTCCCCCCTTTCTGATTCCCAGAAGGATCAAATTCTTGAAGACTTTATTCAGCTAGCTCAGAATGATAGTGAACTAAAAGAGGAGATTAAGTCTTCTCGTAATCAAGATGAACTTATTGCACTCGCAGAGCAAAGGGGTTATCACTTTGATTCATTGACTTTGCTTCGTAAATGGAGTGAGCATACTGATTTCTCTCAGCCTACATGGATGGGCTGGTTCGCGGATTGA
- a CDS encoding Nif11-like leader peptide family natural product precursor, producing the protein MLNSSSSEIIQQFIHSVVQSHEIATGLKKLTSHEQIVDYASSKGFSFTKAEWDEFVRLDSESLSSQAKQASHFHETNHWSWAFRQVSSWRAMLMEGADQGSS; encoded by the coding sequence TTGTTAAACTCATCTTCCAGCGAAATCATTCAACAGTTTATTCACTCTGTTGTTCAAAGTCATGAGATTGCAACTGGACTAAAGAAGCTAACATCGCATGAACAAATTGTTGATTATGCGTCCTCTAAGGGATTCTCTTTCACAAAAGCTGAATGGGACGAATTTGTTCGTTTGGACTCTGAGTCTTTAAGTTCTCAGGCAAAGCAAGCATCTCATTTTCATGAGACAAACCATTGGAGTTGGGCTTTTCGTCAGGTTTCGTCTTGGAGAGCTATGCTTATGGAAGGAGCCGATCAGGGTTCTTCTTAA
- a CDS encoding chromophore lyase CpcT/CpeT: MESILKFAQTISGIYDNFAQSQENPKDFARINIIFRPLPWKIFNGPGFYSEQHYDYAPWSPYRQGIHRLINHRELSNTFIMENFGCANPMRIAGAGRTPELLDSLKKENLKKRCGCAMHFETKADRKYIGSVEPGKKCMIPRDGQLTYLVSEVEVTQDSWTSRDRGYDPDTNKQIWGSEHGQLIFKKVEDIGEIITNDWINKQFNHER; encoded by the coding sequence ATGGAATCTATATTAAAATTTGCACAAACTATTTCGGGAATATATGACAACTTCGCACAATCTCAAGAAAATCCCAAAGACTTTGCTCGCATTAATATCATCTTCAGACCCTTACCCTGGAAGATCTTCAATGGACCGGGATTTTATTCAGAACAACACTATGACTACGCACCATGGTCACCATACAGACAAGGAATTCACAGATTGATCAACCATAGAGAACTATCAAATACCTTCATCATGGAAAATTTTGGGTGTGCAAATCCAATGCGCATAGCCGGTGCTGGCAGAACTCCTGAACTTCTTGATTCCTTAAAAAAAGAAAACCTAAAAAAGAGATGTGGGTGTGCAATGCATTTCGAAACAAAGGCAGACAGGAAGTATATAGGCTCGGTAGAGCCAGGAAAAAAATGTATGATACCAAGAGATGGACAACTCACATATTTAGTAAGCGAAGTTGAAGTCACTCAAGATAGCTGGACAAGCAGAGATCGCGGATATGATCCAGATACAAATAAACAGATTTGGGGATCTGAGCACGGACAATTAATCTTCAAGAAGGTAGAAGATATTGGCGAAATAATTACCAACGACTGGATAAACAAACAATTCAACCATGAAAGATAG
- a CDS encoding CpeR family transcriptional regulator — MKDSKSQIRAWIRSQHLICEGSDFIFETVDQTQLEKFEAIMDSLGGRVRLVKAVGNWPMGPNRSFKILRAIASVPRPGGEELVTYWAKKGSKQTRYSEINS; from the coding sequence ATGAAAGATAGTAAATCCCAAATAAGAGCTTGGATTCGGTCGCAACATCTGATTTGCGAGGGTAGTGATTTTATCTTTGAAACTGTTGATCAAACACAACTAGAAAAATTCGAAGCTATTATGGATTCGTTAGGAGGACGAGTGAGATTAGTAAAAGCTGTTGGTAATTGGCCTATGGGACCAAATCGATCGTTTAAAATTTTAAGAGCAATCGCCTCTGTACCAAGACCAGGAGGAGAAGAATTAGTAACCTATTGGGCAAAAAAAGGATCTAAACAAACAAGATATTCTGAAATCAATTCGTAA
- a CDS encoding phycobiliprotein lyase, with protein MNIEQFVAQTEGEWRSMRSAHSLAFQQFEDVLSEISVERIDKSDSDLQAILKQEGDLSVSDIESPFLMKWAAESDWEPDDPNDVASGQCIIVPIPNNQQSGVLLRSVGYAESIAAKSEYNFLDDGTFVLKTRYDQSIAEERIWFVSENVRCRSSVLKTSEGSGILQTSFSSEVRRLVKS; from the coding sequence ATGAATATTGAGCAGTTTGTTGCTCAGACTGAAGGTGAATGGAGGTCAATGCGCTCAGCTCACTCTCTTGCCTTTCAGCAATTTGAAGATGTCCTAAGTGAAATTTCTGTAGAAAGAATCGACAAAAGTGATTCTGATTTGCAAGCTATACTAAAACAAGAAGGTGACTTAAGTGTATCCGATATTGAGTCACCTTTTTTGATGAAATGGGCTGCTGAAAGTGATTGGGAGCCTGATGACCCTAATGATGTTGCTAGTGGTCAGTGTATTATCGTGCCAATACCAAACAATCAACAATCAGGAGTACTACTCAGAAGTGTTGGTTACGCAGAGTCTATAGCTGCAAAATCAGAATATAATTTTCTAGATGATGGCACTTTTGTCTTAAAGACAAGATATGATCAATCAATTGCTGAAGAGAGAATTTGGTTTGTAAGCGAGAATGTCCGTTGTCGATCCTCTGTCCTTAAGACATCAGAAGGTTCGGGGATACTGCAAACGTCATTCTCTTCTGAAGTTCGTAGACTGGTCAAATCATAA
- a CDS encoding phycobilisome rod-core linker polypeptide, whose product MSQPLTLATKANIDLDHSNDVIKRIYRQVFGNRHLMELDINQSLEALFINGDLTVQGFVTALAQSDTYKKLFLETNSPYKFVELNFKHLLGRAPHDQSEIMEHVKLLSEEGYENEIASYTYSEEYLTAFGIDQVPYSRGSNTMQGGSTINYTRTNASEVGYAGYDGAQKSSRLLQSLTTGSIPDISQRKGVGNGGALTISWTSRKQIGANRRVGQKSVVSQASMSSTIKSILAQGGKILSITKA is encoded by the coding sequence ATGTCTCAACCACTCACCCTTGCCACCAAAGCAAATATTGATCTTGATCACTCAAATGATGTGATCAAAAGAATCTATAGGCAAGTGTTCGGCAATCGACATCTGATGGAGTTGGATATCAATCAATCATTAGAAGCTTTATTCATTAATGGAGATTTAACAGTACAGGGGTTTGTAACAGCGCTGGCACAGTCAGACACCTACAAAAAGCTCTTCCTTGAGACCAATAGTCCTTATAAATTTGTTGAGCTAAATTTCAAACATCTTCTAGGTCGTGCTCCCCATGACCAAAGCGAAATCATGGAGCATGTAAAACTCCTAAGCGAAGAAGGCTACGAAAACGAAATTGCAAGCTACACATACAGTGAAGAGTATTTAACTGCGTTTGGAATTGATCAAGTTCCTTACAGTCGTGGATCTAATACAATGCAGGGTGGAAGTACAATCAATTACACAAGAACCAACGCCTCTGAAGTTGGATACGCAGGATACGATGGGGCCCAGAAATCTTCTAGACTTTTACAAAGCCTAACAACAGGTTCGATTCCTGATATCAGTCAGAGGAAAGGAGTTGGAAATGGTGGAGCATTAACCATAAGCTGGACATCACGAAAGCAGATTGGTGCCAATCGTCGAGTCGGGCAAAAATCAGTTGTCAGCCAGGCATCAATGTCATCAACGATCAAAAGCATCCTCGCTCAAGGCGGGAAGATCCTGAGTATTACAAAGGCTTAA